The Budorcas taxicolor isolate Tak-1 chromosome 2, Takin1.1, whole genome shotgun sequence nucleotide sequence GCCTTGGTCTGTGCGTTCTCTGAGCTGCGCATAAGAGAAGGTGCCGGGCTGCggggaggagaggcaggaggagagatgCCCTCCTGTCCTGACCTGGGCCCAAAGCCACCAGGGTGGCCCCAGGGACATGCATgcttgggagaagggaatggccatggGTCCAGGCCACTTGACCCTGGACACTAGAATGCTCTTTTTAGGGCAGGGGACAAAAGTGGGTGGCAGAAAGAGCCTGAAGTCCTGAAAAGATCTTGGTGCTGAGACCAGGTTTCTCAGCCCTCCCTatgggctgggagggaggagtGCTAAGTTGGATGAGGGGGATGGGAGGCAGGGGGCGGAGTCCACATGACAAGACAGGTAAGCTGAGGCTCTGCAGGCCAGGGTGGGGCTCATCCCACTAGCATGGGACTGTTCTCCCCTCACGGGCACTGGGGCCCACCGGCCACACCCTTCTGCTCTCCCCTCCACAGACACAGTGAGCTGGGCCCAAGGACACACCAGTCACCCCGACACACCACCCAATATCTACGAGGCGGGCCTGGGggcccagcagcagcagtgccccaGTGCCCAGGGAAGCAAGCCCAAGAACTTCCGGCTGCGCCACCTCCGGGGCCTGGCTCTCTACCTGCCAGGCCACTTGCAGCCTGCTGGCCAATGTGAGAGCCACTGGCTGGGTCGGCTCCTGGCTGGGGGCTGCCTGCCACAGCCCGAGGGCCTAGTCTGGCCCCTAGACTTAGCACAGGGGACTGTGGGCCAAGGTAACAGCCACCACTCAGCCCTTCTGGAAGCTCAACTGCCCAGGGACAGCCGGGGAAATACAGGTGAGCCTGTCCAGTGACACAGAGCTAGGGACAGGAGGGCCAgacccagggcaggggtgggctAGGCACTCAGACGGACCCAGGTAGTCCCTCTTCACTCCTGAGCTGCCTGGGTACCTGTCCTAGCTCTCCACTCAATGAGGGACCTTAGGCTGCTTTCCCCCACTGGCCATGCCTCAGaatcctcatttgtaaagtgaggGGTGTAAGTTACAGAAGGGTCTTTCCTGCTTGAACCAtgtctccctctttctcctcccctgTGGGGTTTTCTTTAAGGAGAACTGCCCCCCTCCCCTCTGGCATGGAAGGATGCCAGGTTCAGGGGTCACAGGGTGGGCTGACAGCCTCCCCTGGGTCCCTCTGATcgactcctctctctccctctttcctcagCTTCCAGTTCCAGCATAGACCCAGCCAAGGGTGCCCACTCCCAGTCTGGTTCCCCTGAAGGCTTAGGGCTCAGGCCTAAGAGATCCTGGGGGACTCCAGAGGAGACCACATGTCCCTTGTGCAAGAgaacccgctctgggggcctggAGAGGCCGTAGGGATCAGAGTGCCAGGGCTGGTTCTCCCAGCTCAGGacaggaggggagagggtggcACCAGGAGCAGGAGACAGGTCCGGGGCGGGGGGGAAGGGCACAGCCCCCACCAGTAGCACCCCCACACCGAGACACCCGGGCAGCTGCCCAGCACCAGAGCCTGGGCCAGGCTTGGGAAAGcttgagggtggagggagggaggaagaggtccCACAAGagggacagagaaaaagaaagcagccaGGGCATGCCCCTGCAGCCTGCTTCAACTCACGTCAGCCACGGGTACTGCAGAGGCTGGGTGGAGTGGAGAGCTGGGCTCCCGAGGGGCCGGGGAGCCTACAGATCTAATGTCAATAAAAGCCAAGGCCTgcgcttcagtccctgggtctgtctGTCATCCGGCCAATTGGGTCAGAGAAACGGCCCCTTGGCACGTGTGCTCTGAGAGCTAAGTTCAGTGTCGCTCCCAGGAGAATCCGAG carries:
- the C2H16orf90 gene encoding uncharacterized protein C16orf90 homolog codes for the protein MEALVCAFSELRIREDTVSWAQGHTSHPDTPPNIYEAGLGAQQQQCPSAQGSKPKNFRLRHLRGLALYLPGHLQPAGQCESHWLGRLLAGGCLPQPEGLVWPLDLAQGTVGQGNSHHSALLEAQLPRDSRGNTASSSSIDPAKGAHSQSGSPEGLGLRPKRSWGTPEETTCPLCKRTRSGGLERP